The proteins below come from a single Ruegeria sp. THAF33 genomic window:
- a CDS encoding M23 family metallopeptidase — protein sequence MRTRLAIKIHSAFERYFPERRVFLKSDKDTRFIRLSSETQVVAVAGVAVMVGWTAVATAILLMDSIGSGNFREQAKRDQATYQERLNVLSAERDARAQEALAAQDRFNAALEQISAMQSELLASENRRRELETGIEVIQTTLRTTMKQREDARAELAALKQENSNTDMYVTASSAPVQMAFMTDALARTAEERDQIAADAREALDQRDDLELEIRLMQERSDEIFRQLEEAMVISVEPLDKMFRQAGMPTDRIIEEVRRGYSGMGGPLTPLSLSTRGEVDELSAEEARANTLLKQMDQLNLYRLAAEKAPFANPVHSAVRFTSGYGSRRDPKTGGRRMHNGVDFAGPQGTDIFATADGVVTHAGWQSGFGRLVKIKHAFGIETLYAHNTKINVKVGQRVSRGDHIADMGSTGRSTGTHLHYEVRVNGKPVNPMTYIKAARNVF from the coding sequence GTGCGAACACGTCTGGCAATAAAAATACACTCCGCATTTGAACGGTACTTTCCGGAACGCCGGGTTTTTCTGAAGTCTGACAAAGATACACGTTTTATCCGTCTCAGCTCGGAAACGCAGGTGGTCGCGGTGGCCGGTGTTGCCGTCATGGTCGGATGGACCGCGGTCGCAACTGCCATTCTGCTTATGGACAGCATCGGTTCGGGCAACTTCCGGGAACAGGCGAAACGCGACCAGGCAACCTATCAGGAACGATTGAATGTCCTGTCCGCAGAACGCGACGCCCGTGCGCAGGAAGCCCTCGCCGCTCAGGATCGATTCAACGCCGCGCTGGAACAGATATCCGCCATGCAGTCCGAACTGCTGGCTTCGGAAAACCGCCGTCGCGAACTTGAGACGGGGATCGAAGTCATTCAGACCACGCTGCGCACAACCATGAAACAGCGGGAAGATGCGCGGGCGGAACTGGCGGCGCTGAAGCAGGAAAACAGCAACACAGACATGTACGTAACGGCCTCCAGCGCGCCGGTACAGATGGCCTTCATGACGGACGCTCTGGCGCGTACGGCCGAGGAACGCGATCAGATCGCCGCCGACGCCCGCGAGGCACTGGACCAGCGCGATGATCTTGAGCTGGAAATTCGCCTTATGCAGGAACGCAGCGACGAGATTTTCCGGCAGTTGGAAGAGGCCATGGTGATTTCGGTCGAGCCGTTGGACAAGATGTTCCGTCAGGCGGGAATGCCAACAGACCGTATCATCGAAGAGGTCCGGCGCGGATACAGCGGTATGGGCGGTCCGCTGACCCCTTTATCCCTTAGCACGCGCGGTGAGGTGGACGAGTTGTCCGCCGAGGAAGCCCGCGCGAATACATTGCTGAAACAGATGGATCAGTTGAACCTTTACCGACTTGCGGCGGAAAAGGCCCCCTTTGCCAATCCTGTACATTCGGCCGTGCGTTTCACCAGCGGCTATGGCAGCCGGCGCGACCCCAAAACCGGTGGTCGCCGGATGCATAACGGGGTCGATTTCGCAGGGCCGCAAGGCACGGATATCTTTGCGACCGCAGACGGCGTCGTTACCCATGCAGGCTGGCAATCCGGTTTCGGACGGCTTGTGAAAATCAAGCACGCATTCGGAATTGAGACACTTTACGCTCATAACACCAAGATCAACGTGAAGGTTGGTCAAAGGGTCTCGCGCGGGGATCATATTGCTGATATGGGTAGCACCGGACGGTCGACCGGCACGCATCTGCACTATGAGGTGCGCGTGAACGGAAAACCCGTAAACCCAATGACTTACATCAAGGCTGCGAGAAATGTTTTCTAA
- a CDS encoding peptidylprolyl isomerase produces the protein MYKLAATFALLASPALASGLQIEVEGEGANGTISIDLFEDVAPKHVEQITVLAADGKYDGVVFHRVIEGFMAQTGDVQYGNSTANGFDMRYAGRGGSDRPDLPAEFSDLTFDRGVVGMARSQNPDSANSQFFIMFEPGPFLDGQYTVVGQVTDGMDVVDAIKRGHSQTGAVTGQPDVMKKVTVTE, from the coding sequence ATGTATAAGCTTGCCGCCACCTTTGCCTTGCTGGCAAGCCCGGCGCTGGCCAGCGGTTTGCAGATCGAGGTCGAAGGGGAAGGGGCCAATGGCACGATCTCCATCGATCTGTTCGAAGATGTCGCGCCGAAGCACGTGGAACAGATCACGGTACTGGCTGCGGACGGCAAGTATGATGGTGTGGTGTTCCACCGCGTGATCGAAGGTTTCATGGCCCAGACCGGCGATGTTCAATACGGCAATTCCACCGCGAACGGCTTTGACATGCGGTATGCCGGGCGTGGTGGGTCAGACCGCCCGGATCTGCCGGCTGAGTTTTCTGATCTGACCTTTGATCGTGGCGTGGTCGGCATGGCCCGGTCGCAAAACCCGGATTCAGCCAATTCGCAGTTCTTTATCATGTTCGAACCCGGCCCGTTTCTGGATGGCCAGTACACCGTGGTCGGTCAGGTGACCGACGGGATGGACGTGGTGGATGCAATCAAACGGGGGCATTCCCAGACCGGAGCGGTTACGGGACAGCCCGACGTGATGAAAAAAGTCACCGTCACCGAATGA
- the aqpZ gene encoding aquaporin Z — protein MSSKLLAEFFGTFWLVLGGCGSAVLAAGVADVGIGWLGVSFAFGLTVLTMAYTVGHISGGHFNPAVSLGLMIGGRFPAKDLLPYWIAQVIGAIAAAVVLYLIVSGAPDFAGVGGFASNGYGEASPGGYSLMSALVIEIVMTAFFILIILGATSDKAPAGFAPIAIGLALTLIHLVSIPVTNTSVNPARSTGVALFADGPALSQLWLFWVAPLIGGAIGAVIWKAMSKDD, from the coding sequence ATGTCATCAAAACTACTGGCCGAGTTCTTCGGCACCTTCTGGCTGGTTCTCGGAGGTTGCGGCAGTGCCGTATTGGCAGCGGGCGTTGCAGATGTCGGCATTGGGTGGCTTGGCGTTTCCTTCGCCTTCGGCCTGACGGTTCTGACAATGGCTTACACGGTTGGCCATATCTCGGGCGGGCACTTCAATCCGGCGGTCAGCCTGGGTCTGATGATCGGCGGGCGGTTTCCGGCAAAGGATCTGCTGCCCTACTGGATCGCTCAGGTCATCGGCGCCATCGCCGCCGCAGTGGTTCTGTATCTGATCGTCAGCGGTGCGCCCGACTTCGCCGGCGTCGGGGGATTTGCGTCCAACGGATATGGTGAGGCCTCGCCCGGCGGGTATTCTTTGATGTCCGCTCTGGTGATCGAGATCGTGATGACCGCTTTCTTCATCCTGATCATCCTGGGTGCAACCTCGGACAAGGCGCCGGCTGGTTTCGCCCCCATCGCAATTGGTCTGGCCTTGACCCTGATCCACCTGGTATCAATTCCGGTCACCAACACTTCGGTCAACCCGGCCCGGTCCACAGGCGTCGCCCTGTTTGCCGACGGCCCTGCCCTGTCACAGCTGTGGCTGTTCTGGGTGGCCCCGCTGATCGGCGGCGCGATCGGTGCGGTCATCTGGAAAGCGATGTCAAAAGACGATTGA
- the pgk gene encoding phosphoglycerate kinase: protein MGWKTLDDMDLNGKRVLVRVDINVPVVDGVVTDATRIQRIVPTVRDILAAGGKPILLAHFGRPGGERRENLSLKQLVPTLESAFDAKVLFAADCVGTEAELAAQALQPGQVLLLENTRFHAAETKNDADLAAGMARLGNVYCNDAFSAAHRAHSSTEAIARLLPACAGRLMQAELQALESALGAPERPVTAVVGGAKVSTKLELLGNLIDKVDYLVIGGGMANTFLVAQGVSVGKSLAETAMKDTAAEILTKAESTGCQIVLPRDVVVAETFEANAPHQVLPADQCPEDGMILDAGPESVAAIIEIFEKSKTLIWNGPLGAFELEPFDAATNAAALKAAALSRSGQLISVAGGGDTVAALNASGAAKDFTYISTAGGAFLEWMEGKTLPGVAALDQ, encoded by the coding sequence ATGGGCTGGAAAACACTGGACGATATGGACCTGAACGGCAAACGCGTACTTGTGCGTGTGGATATCAACGTGCCCGTGGTTGACGGTGTTGTGACCGACGCCACCCGCATCCAGAGAATCGTGCCGACGGTGCGCGATATTCTGGCCGCAGGCGGCAAACCGATCCTTCTGGCCCATTTCGGTCGCCCCGGAGGAGAGCGGCGCGAGAACCTGTCGCTCAAGCAACTGGTTCCGACCCTCGAAAGCGCTTTTGACGCCAAAGTCCTGTTTGCCGCCGACTGTGTCGGAACCGAGGCCGAACTGGCGGCGCAGGCGTTGCAGCCCGGCCAGGTGCTGTTACTTGAGAACACGCGTTTTCACGCTGCGGAAACCAAGAACGATGCCGATCTGGCCGCAGGTATGGCCAGGCTGGGTAACGTGTACTGCAACGACGCGTTTTCAGCGGCGCACCGGGCCCACAGCTCGACCGAGGCCATCGCGCGCCTGCTGCCCGCCTGTGCCGGTCGTTTGATGCAGGCCGAGTTGCAGGCACTGGAAAGCGCGTTAGGCGCGCCCGAACGCCCCGTAACAGCGGTTGTGGGCGGGGCCAAGGTTTCGACCAAGCTGGAATTGCTGGGCAACCTGATCGACAAGGTCGATTATCTGGTGATCGGTGGCGGCATGGCCAATACGTTCCTTGTCGCGCAAGGTGTCAGTGTCGGAAAATCGCTGGCCGAAACTGCGATGAAAGACACCGCAGCCGAAATTCTGACCAAAGCCGAAAGCACCGGCTGTCAGATCGTTCTGCCACGTGACGTCGTGGTTGCCGAAACGTTTGAAGCCAACGCCCCTCATCAGGTTTTGCCTGCGGATCAATGCCCCGAAGATGGCATGATCCTGGACGCTGGCCCCGAAAGCGTGGCCGCGATCATCGAGATATTCGAAAAAAGCAAAACCCTGATCTGGAACGGACCGCTGGGCGCATTCGAACTGGAACCGTTCGACGCCGCCACCAATGCCGCCGCCTTGAAGGCGGCCGCGCTCAGCCGTTCGGGCCAGCTGATCTCGGTCGCCGGAGGTGGAGACACGGTTGCTGCCCTGAACGCCTCGGGTGCCGCCAAGGACTTCACCTATATCTCGACCGCGGGTGGCGCGTTTCTGGAATGGATGGAAGGCAAAACGCTGCCCGGTGTCGCAGCGCTGGATCAGTAA
- a CDS encoding lysozyme inhibitor LprI family protein: protein MLPCSAAAQSSCSGQTQLDANFCAKEQWEAADRELNRLWAQIKPAADARGDGDALLTEQRAWLKARDATCDKEWSGGGSAAPMFYWTCMKEQTVARNQALESWR from the coding sequence ATGCTGCCCTGCTCTGCCGCTGCTCAATCCAGTTGCAGCGGCCAAACCCAGCTTGACGCCAATTTCTGCGCCAAGGAACAATGGGAGGCCGCAGATCGCGAACTCAACCGGTTGTGGGCACAGATCAAACCCGCAGCCGATGCGCGCGGCGACGGTGATGCCCTTCTGACCGAACAACGCGCCTGGCTGAAGGCCCGAGACGCAACCTGCGACAAGGAATGGTCGGGCGGCGGCAGCGCTGCACCGATGTTCTACTGGACCTGCATGAAAGAACAGACCGTCGCGCGAAATCAGGCGCTGGAATCATGGCGCTGA
- a CDS encoding septum formation initiator family protein translates to MSRSHRPGLGSIIFFSVAFMLGVYFTFAAVQGDYGLFRRVEIAAERDALSQDLEKLNAQIAELENLTRRLSDTYLDLDLLDQQARSVLGMIRADEIVIR, encoded by the coding sequence GTGTCCCGTTCCCATCGGCCCGGTTTGGGCTCAATCATCTTCTTCTCGGTGGCTTTCATGCTTGGTGTGTATTTCACCTTTGCCGCCGTACAAGGTGACTATGGCCTGTTTCGGCGGGTCGAAATTGCTGCGGAACGGGACGCCCTGTCACAGGACCTGGAAAAGCTGAATGCCCAAATCGCCGAATTGGAAAACCTGACCCGGCGCCTGTCCGACACCTATCTGGATCTTGACCTGCTCGATCAGCAGGCGCGTTCGGTTCTTGGCATGATCCGGGCAGATGAGATCGTGATCCGCTGA
- the pdhA gene encoding pyruvate dehydrogenase (acetyl-transferring) E1 component subunit alpha, with protein sequence MAARKTTKKPNVSAEELKTYYREMLLIRRFEEKAGQLYGMGLIGGFCHLYIGQEAVVVGLEAAAQDGDKRITSYRDHGHMLACGMDPGGVMAELTGREGGLSKGKGGSMHMFSKEKHFYGGHGIVGAQVPLGAGLAFADKYKENGGVTFTYFGDGAANQGQVYETFNMAALWDLPVVFVIENNQYAMGTAQARSTSSPDIYVRGEAFGIPGEIVNGMDVLAVKAAGEKAVAHCRAGKGPYILEVKTYRYRGHSMSDPAKYRTREEVQKVREQSDPIEHVRELLLTGKHATEDDLKAIDKEIKEVVNQAAEFSKESPEPSVEELWTDIYA encoded by the coding sequence ATGGCTGCGCGAAAAACCACAAAGAAACCAAATGTTTCTGCGGAAGAACTCAAGACATACTACCGCGAGATGCTTCTGATCCGTCGATTCGAAGAAAAGGCGGGTCAGCTTTATGGCATGGGCCTGATCGGCGGATTCTGCCACCTGTACATCGGTCAAGAGGCGGTTGTTGTCGGGCTCGAAGCGGCAGCACAGGACGGCGACAAGCGGATCACCTCGTATCGTGACCACGGCCATATGCTGGCCTGTGGCATGGACCCGGGCGGCGTGATGGCCGAACTGACCGGGCGCGAAGGCGGCCTGTCCAAGGGCAAGGGCGGCTCGATGCACATGTTCTCGAAAGAAAAGCATTTCTATGGGGGCCATGGCATCGTTGGTGCACAGGTTCCGCTGGGCGCAGGTCTGGCCTTTGCTGACAAATACAAAGAGAACGGTGGCGTGACATTCACCTATTTCGGTGATGGCGCGGCCAACCAGGGTCAGGTCTATGAGACGTTCAACATGGCCGCTCTCTGGGATCTGCCAGTGGTCTTTGTGATCGAAAACAACCAATACGCCATGGGTACAGCGCAGGCGCGATCAACATCGTCGCCAGACATCTACGTGCGCGGCGAGGCGTTTGGCATTCCCGGCGAGATCGTCAACGGTATGGATGTGTTGGCGGTTAAGGCCGCAGGTGAGAAAGCCGTGGCCCACTGCCGTGCGGGCAAAGGCCCTTACATCCTTGAGGTTAAAACCTACCGGTATCGCGGCCACTCGATGTCTGACCCGGCCAAGTACCGCACCCGCGAAGAAGTTCAGAAGGTCCGCGAACAAAGCGATCCGATCGAACATGTGCGCGAGCTGCTGCTGACCGGCAAACACGCAACCGAGGATGATCTGAAGGCGATCGATAAAGAAATCAAAGAGGTCGTCAATCAAGCCGCCGAATTCTCGAAAGAAAGCCCCGAGCCTTCCGTCGAAGAGCTCTGGACTGACATTTACGCCTGA
- a CDS encoding polymer-forming cytoskeletal protein — translation MFSKSKINEPASKAPEAAKPAAPATPAAPAPTESKPATAPKPKPPASVLSSDLHITGNIKTSGDIQVEGTVEGDIRAHLLTIGESATIKGEVTADDVVINGRIVGRVRGLKVRLTSTARVEGDIIHKTIAIESGAHFEGSVQRQDDPLNPGRSAKAGSNPAADVKQ, via the coding sequence ATGTTTTCTAAAAGCAAAATCAACGAGCCCGCATCCAAGGCACCCGAGGCGGCCAAACCAGCCGCTCCGGCGACCCCAGCGGCCCCTGCACCGACCGAGTCGAAACCTGCCACCGCACCCAAGCCCAAGCCGCCTGCGTCGGTTCTGTCTTCGGATCTGCACATCACTGGCAATATCAAAACCTCTGGTGACATACAGGTGGAAGGCACAGTCGAAGGCGACATCCGCGCTCACCTTCTGACAATTGGTGAATCGGCAACGATCAAAGGTGAAGTCACCGCAGATGACGTCGTGATCAACGGACGTATTGTGGGTCGCGTACGTGGTCTCAAGGTGCGTCTGACATCGACCGCACGTGTCGAAGGCGACATCATCCACAAGACCATCGCCATCGAAAGCGGAGCGCATTTCGAAGGGTCTGTACAGCGCCAGGACGATCCGCTGAATCCGGGCCGCAGCGCCAAAGCCGGATCGAACCCGGCAGCAGACGTCAAACAGTAA
- a CDS encoding zinc-dependent peptidase: protein MLIFLTLIAVIAAGLVFYFWSKRQARHALLAAPLTDKQRQLVDAQVPILRKLPQGLRAKLEGKINLFLDQVEFIGCDGLDVTEDMQLSIAAQACLLVVNTDLWYDNLTTILIYPSAFKSRQSRHSGYVVTEKEIVRTGESWNRGPVILSWAHSQRGAMNDHDGQNVVFHEFAHQIDDLTGSANGVPVLSDDQSFSEWESAFLTAYDAHVRAVDSGQPTVIDPYGAEGHEEFFAVSVEVFFERPKALRRSDPEVYKQLSKLFHLDPSQWH from the coding sequence ATGTTGATTTTTCTGACACTTATTGCGGTGATCGCCGCAGGTCTGGTCTTTTACTTCTGGTCCAAACGACAGGCGCGCCACGCCCTGTTGGCCGCGCCGTTGACTGACAAACAACGGCAGCTTGTCGACGCTCAGGTCCCGATTTTGCGGAAACTGCCGCAAGGCCTGCGCGCAAAGCTGGAGGGCAAGATCAACCTGTTCCTTGATCAGGTTGAATTCATTGGGTGTGACGGCCTGGACGTTACCGAAGACATGCAACTGTCCATCGCCGCGCAAGCCTGTCTGCTGGTTGTGAATACCGATCTCTGGTATGACAATCTGACCACCATCCTGATCTATCCCAGCGCATTCAAATCCAGGCAGAGCCGGCACAGCGGCTATGTCGTCACCGAGAAGGAAATCGTGCGCACAGGGGAAAGCTGGAACCGCGGCCCGGTGATCCTGTCCTGGGCGCATAGCCAGCGCGGGGCCATGAACGATCATGACGGCCAAAATGTTGTGTTTCACGAATTTGCCCATCAGATCGACGATCTGACAGGGTCGGCCAACGGAGTGCCCGTACTTAGCGACGACCAAAGCTTTTCAGAATGGGAATCCGCATTCCTGACAGCCTATGACGCGCATGTCCGCGCCGTCGATTCCGGGCAGCCAACCGTAATCGACCCCTATGGCGCGGAAGGGCACGAGGAGTTTTTCGCCGTTTCGGTTGAAGTGTTTTTTGAGCGACCAAAGGCCCTGCGCAGGTCGGACCCGGAGGTTTACAAGCAACTCTCCAAGCTGTTTCACCTGGACCCTTCTCAATGGCACTAA
- a CDS encoding peptidylprolyl isomerase: MAEIKDPENTIIIELKDGNVVIELLPDVAPLHSARMKELARSGEYDNVAFHRVIDGFMAQTGDVQHGDMEDGFNLRMAGTGGSSLPNVPAEFSKLPHDRGTLGAARSQNPDSANSQFFINFKDNHFLNGQYTVYGRVIEGMEHVDAIVRGEPPANPDRMISVKVAADV, from the coding sequence ATGGCCGAGATCAAGGATCCCGAAAACACGATCATCATCGAGCTGAAAGACGGCAATGTCGTCATCGAGCTGCTGCCGGATGTGGCGCCTTTGCACAGCGCGCGGATGAAAGAACTGGCCCGCAGCGGAGAATACGACAACGTGGCCTTTCACCGAGTGATCGACGGCTTCATGGCCCAAACCGGTGACGTGCAGCATGGCGACATGGAAGATGGGTTCAACCTGCGTATGGCGGGGACCGGCGGTTCGTCGCTGCCGAACGTACCGGCAGAGTTCTCCAAGCTGCCCCATGATCGCGGTACGCTGGGCGCGGCCCGGTCGCAGAACCCGGATTCAGCCAACTCTCAGTTCTTCATCAACTTCAAGGACAACCACTTCCTGAACGGTCAATACACCGTTTACGGCCGTGTCATCGAAGGCATGGAGCATGTGGACGCGATCGTACGTGGCGAGCCGCCTGCGAACCCCGACCGCATGATCAGCGTCAAGGTGGCCGCAGATGTATAA
- a CDS encoding pyruvate dehydrogenase complex dihydrolipoamide acetyltransferase — translation MPTEILMPALSPTMEEGTLAKWLVKEGDTVSSGDLLAEIETDKATMEFEAVDEGTIGKILIAEGTEGVKVNTAIAVLLEDGESADDIGATPAAAPAAAPAAETAAPAASETPASAPAPAAPVKADGGRVFASPLARRIAAQKGLDLSQIAGSGPHGRIVKADVESATAAPAAAAPAPATAAPSAPAAPTGPSADMVARMYEGREYEEIQLDGMRKTIAARLSEAKQTIPHFYLRRDIKLDALLKFRSQLNKQLEGRGVKLSVNDFIIKAVANALQQVPECNAVWAGDRVLQLKPSDVAVAVAIEGGLFTPVLQDADMKSLSALSTEMKDLAARARERKLAPHEYQGGTFAISNLGMFGIDNFDAIVNPPHAGILAVGTGVKKPVVGDDGELTVATVMSVTMSVDHRVIDGALGAELLKAIVDNLENPMVMLA, via the coding sequence ATGCCCACCGAAATTCTGATGCCCGCCCTTTCACCCACCATGGAGGAAGGCACGCTTGCCAAATGGCTGGTCAAGGAAGGCGACACCGTTTCCTCTGGCGACCTGCTGGCCGAGATCGAAACCGACAAGGCCACGATGGAGTTCGAAGCCGTTGATGAAGGCACCATCGGTAAGATCCTGATCGCCGAGGGAACCGAAGGCGTTAAGGTCAACACCGCCATTGCTGTTCTGCTGGAAGACGGCGAAAGCGCAGATGACATTGGTGCGACGCCTGCCGCCGCGCCTGCGGCTGCGCCCGCAGCAGAAACTGCAGCGCCAGCGGCGTCCGAGACGCCAGCCTCTGCCCCTGCCCCGGCTGCTCCGGTCAAGGCTGATGGCGGTCGTGTTTTCGCCTCACCACTGGCCCGTCGCATTGCGGCGCAAAAAGGTCTTGATCTATCGCAGATCGCCGGCTCTGGCCCGCATGGTCGCATCGTCAAGGCGGATGTGGAAAGCGCCACAGCCGCACCGGCTGCAGCTGCTCCAGCGCCTGCTACCGCTGCTCCATCTGCGCCTGCGGCACCAACCGGGCCGTCGGCAGACATGGTCGCTCGGATGTATGAAGGGCGCGAGTACGAGGAAATCCAGCTGGACGGTATGCGCAAAACCATCGCCGCGCGCCTGTCCGAAGCCAAACAGACCATCCCGCATTTCTATCTGCGTCGTGACATCAAGCTGGACGCGTTGCTCAAGTTCCGCAGCCAGTTGAACAAGCAGTTGGAAGGCCGTGGCGTGAAGCTGAGCGTCAACGACTTCATCATCAAGGCCGTCGCCAACGCGCTTCAGCAGGTGCCCGAATGCAACGCCGTCTGGGCGGGTGACCGCGTGCTGCAACTCAAGCCGTCGGACGTGGCCGTAGCGGTCGCGATCGAGGGCGGGTTGTTCACCCCGGTTCTTCAGGACGCCGACATGAAATCTCTGTCGGCGCTTTCGACCGAGATGAAGGATCTCGCCGCCCGCGCCCGCGAACGCAAGCTGGCACCGCACGAGTATCAGGGTGGCACGTTTGCCATCTCGAACCTCGGCATGTTCGGCATCGACAATTTCGACGCCATCGTGAACCCGCCTCATGCCGGCATTCTGGCGGTGGGTACCGGCGTGAAAAAGCCCGTTGTCGGGGATGATGGAGAACTGACGGTGGCAACCGTAATGTCCGTTACCATGTCCGTCGATCACCGCGTCATCGACGGCGCGCTGGGGGCAGAACTGCTCAAGGCTATTGTCGACAACCTGGAAAACCCGATGGTCATGCTGGCCTGA
- a CDS encoding pyruvate dehydrogenase complex E1 component subunit beta has product MATEILMPALSPTMEEGTLAKWLVKEGDTVSSGDIMAEIETDKATMEFEAVDEGIIGKILIAEGTEGVKVNTPIAVLVEEGEDASALPAAAPAAAAVTEAAPAAVEAPAPAAAPAAPVVDLSPDWPADAEMKSETVREALRDAMAEEMRGDEDVYLMGEEVAEYQGAYKISQGLLDEFGPKRVIDTPITEHGFAGIAVGSAFGGLKPIVEFMTFNFAMQAIDQIINSAAKTLYMSGGQMGCPIVFRGPNGAAARVAAQHSQDYAAWYMQIPGLKVVMPYSAADAKGLLKSAIRDPNPVVFLENEILYGRSFDVPQVDDLTIPLGKARIWREGSDVTIVSFGIGMQYALEAADKLAEEGISAEVIDLRTIRPMDTGAIINSVMKTNRLVTVEEGWPQGSVGSYISSVVMQEAFDYLDAPVINCTGKDVPMPYAANLEKLALITTDEVIAAVKQVTYR; this is encoded by the coding sequence ATGGCAACCGAAATTCTCATGCCCGCCCTTTCGCCCACAATGGAAGAGGGCACCCTGGCCAAATGGCTGGTCAAGGAAGGCGACACTGTAAGCTCTGGCGATATCATGGCCGAGATCGAAACCGACAAGGCGACGATGGAATTTGAAGCCGTTGATGAAGGCATCATTGGCAAGATCCTGATCGCTGAAGGTACCGAAGGGGTCAAGGTGAACACCCCTATCGCGGTTCTGGTGGAAGAAGGCGAAGACGCCTCTGCCCTGCCAGCGGCTGCCCCCGCAGCCGCAGCGGTGACCGAGGCCGCCCCTGCGGCGGTTGAGGCCCCCGCTCCTGCCGCTGCCCCCGCTGCTCCGGTCGTTGACCTGTCGCCCGATTGGCCCGCAGATGCAGAGATGAAGTCCGAAACCGTCCGTGAAGCGCTGCGTGACGCGATGGCCGAGGAAATGCGTGGTGACGAAGACGTCTACCTGATGGGTGAAGAAGTCGCCGAATATCAGGGCGCGTATAAAATCAGCCAAGGTCTGCTGGACGAGTTTGGCCCCAAGCGCGTTATCGATACGCCGATCACCGAGCACGGTTTTGCAGGCATCGCCGTTGGTTCAGCCTTTGGAGGTCTGAAACCGATTGTCGAGTTCATGACCTTCAACTTCGCGATGCAGGCGATCGACCAGATCATCAACTCGGCCGCCAAGACGCTGTACATGTCCGGCGGTCAGATGGGTTGTCCGATCGTCTTCCGCGGCCCCAACGGCGCCGCCGCGCGCGTGGCTGCCCAGCACAGCCAGGACTATGCTGCCTGGTACATGCAGATCCCCGGCCTGAAGGTGGTGATGCCCTATTCCGCAGCCGACGCCAAGGGCCTGCTGAAATCGGCGATCCGCGACCCCAACCCGGTTGTCTTCCTGGAAAACGAAATCCTCTACGGGCGTTCTTTCGACGTGCCGCAGGTGGATGATCTGACCATCCCGCTGGGCAAGGCACGTATTTGGCGCGAAGGTTCGGATGTGACCATCGTCAGCTTCGGCATTGGCATGCAATACGCACTCGAAGCCGCCGACAAACTGGCGGAAGAAGGCATCAGTGCCGAAGTTATCGACCTGCGCACAATCCGCCCGATGGACACTGGCGCAATCATCAACTCGGTGATGAAGACGAACCGTCTGGTGACTGTGGAAGAAGGTTGGCCGCAAGGTTCGGTCGGCAGCTACATCAGTTCGGTCGTGATGCAGGAAGCGTTCGACTATCTCGACGCCCCGGTCATCAACTGCACCGGCAAAGATGTACCGATGCCCTACGCCGCGAACCTCGAAAAGCTGGCCCTGATCACCACCGATGAGGTGATCGCCGCCGTCAAACAAGTGACCTACCGGTAA